In one Corallococcus sp. EGB genomic region, the following are encoded:
- a CDS encoding DNA-3-methyladenine glycosylase — translation MKPLPLSFYARPTLEVARDLLGTLLVVNGVRGKRVGRIVEVEAYLGEHDLACHSSKGRTPRTEVMFGPAGRSYVYLIYGMHHCFNVVTDAPGVAAAVLVRGVEPVEGIPPGERTDGPGKLCRVLGLNLNHNGLTLDSEGLHLLPGTPVPDARVERGPRIGVEYAGAWAAEPLRLWDRDSGHVSRFVSRRPRRRP, via the coding sequence GTGAAACCCCTCCCCTTGTCCTTCTACGCCCGGCCCACCCTGGAGGTGGCGCGCGACCTCCTGGGCACCCTGCTGGTGGTGAACGGAGTCCGGGGGAAGCGGGTGGGCCGCATCGTGGAGGTGGAGGCCTACCTGGGCGAGCATGACCTGGCGTGTCACTCGTCCAAGGGGCGCACGCCGCGCACGGAGGTGATGTTCGGGCCGGCGGGGCGCTCGTACGTCTACCTCATCTATGGAATGCACCACTGCTTCAACGTGGTGACGGACGCGCCCGGGGTTGCGGCGGCGGTGCTCGTGCGGGGCGTGGAGCCGGTGGAGGGCATCCCGCCCGGCGAGCGGACGGACGGGCCGGGGAAGCTGTGCCGGGTGCTGGGGCTGAACCTGAACCACAACGGCCTCACGCTGGACTCGGAGGGGCTGCACCTCCTGCCGGGGACGCCGGTGCCGGACGCGCGCGTGGAGCGGGGACCGCGCATTGGCGTGGAGTACGCCGGGGCGTGGGCCGCTGAACCCTTGCGGCTGTGGGACCGGGACAGTGGACACGTCAGCCGCTTCGTCTCCCGGCGGCCTCGCCGTCGGCCTTGA
- a CDS encoding SDR family oxidoreductase, producing MTHRLEGRVALVTGAGSGIGRATALALANAGARVVAAGRRTGPLEETVRLAAEKGGRVVAHAADVTREEDVEALVRFTLETFGRLDVGVNAAGGTFGGGPAHTLDAATFREWLDGYLVSAFLSTKHEVGAMLKSGGGSVINIGTFVGHTKAVPGTSGYAAAKTGLIGLTRTVAAEYASQGIRANVLVSGGADTPMFRSWNPSEEQRAAAARLHALQRIAEPEELAHAAVFLASGESSFVTGTVLTADGGVSLV from the coding sequence ATGACGCATCGATTGGAAGGAAGGGTTGCCCTGGTGACGGGGGCGGGTTCGGGGATTGGCCGGGCGACGGCGCTGGCGCTGGCCAATGCGGGCGCGCGGGTGGTGGCGGCCGGCAGACGCACCGGGCCGCTCGAGGAGACGGTGCGGCTGGCCGCGGAGAAGGGAGGGCGGGTGGTGGCCCATGCCGCGGACGTGACGCGGGAGGAGGACGTCGAAGCGCTGGTCCGCTTCACGCTGGAGACGTTCGGGCGGCTCGACGTGGGCGTCAACGCGGCCGGCGGGACGTTCGGAGGTGGACCGGCGCACACGCTGGACGCGGCGACCTTCCGGGAGTGGCTCGACGGGTACCTGGTGAGTGCGTTCCTGTCGACGAAGCACGAGGTGGGCGCGATGTTGAAGTCGGGCGGGGGGAGCGTCATCAACATCGGGACGTTCGTGGGGCACACGAAGGCGGTGCCCGGCACGTCCGGGTACGCCGCCGCGAAGACGGGGCTCATCGGGCTCACGCGCACCGTCGCGGCCGAGTACGCATCGCAAGGCATCCGCGCGAACGTGCTCGTCTCCGGTGGCGCGGACACGCCCATGTTCCGGAGCTGGAACCCCTCCGAGGAGCAGCGCGCCGCCGCCGCCCGGCTGCATGCGCTCCAGCGCATCGCGGAGCCGGAGGAACTCGCCCACGCGGCGGTGTTCCTGGCCAGCGGGGAGTCGTCCTTCGTCACGGGGACCGTCCTCACGGCCGACGGAGGGGTCTCGCTCGTCTGA
- a CDS encoding arginine N-succinyltransferase, whose protein sequence is MLVLRDVQKTDLPGLKRLAAVLNTVNLPNNEETLEAIIDKSVKSFAGKVKNPFEREYLFVLEDVRNSLIIGTSMIIAQHGTYEAPHIYYEVSEREHYSASLERHLRHKVLSIAYNYEGPTEIGGLVVDPPYRATPDKPGKQLSFVRFLFIAMHRRLFRPRVLAELLPPLLPDGRSLLWEACGKKFTGLTYLEADRLSRQNKEFIKELFPASDIYASLFPDRVQKVLGEVGPATRGVQRMLERVGFRYVERIDPFDGGPHFEADTADISLVRRYRTMKLAEEDFELEGDDVLVAAERDSGRNRFRSVRCTARLDNTVIHLPARAKELLEVKPGAKLSVIPFE, encoded by the coding sequence ATGCTCGTGCTGCGAGACGTCCAGAAAACCGACTTGCCCGGCCTGAAGCGTCTTGCCGCGGTGCTGAACACGGTCAACCTGCCGAACAACGAAGAGACGCTCGAGGCCATCATCGACAAGTCGGTGAAGAGCTTCGCCGGCAAGGTGAAGAACCCGTTCGAGCGCGAGTACCTCTTCGTGCTGGAGGACGTGCGCAACAGCCTCATCATCGGCACGTCGATGATCATCGCCCAGCACGGCACGTACGAAGCGCCGCACATCTACTATGAGGTGAGCGAGCGCGAGCACTACTCGGCCTCGCTGGAGCGGCACCTGCGGCACAAGGTGCTGTCCATCGCGTACAACTACGAGGGCCCCACGGAGATTGGCGGCCTGGTGGTGGACCCGCCCTACCGCGCGACGCCGGACAAGCCCGGCAAGCAGCTGTCCTTCGTGCGCTTCCTCTTCATCGCGATGCACCGGCGGCTGTTCCGGCCGCGCGTGCTGGCGGAGCTGTTGCCGCCGCTGCTCCCGGACGGACGCAGCCTGCTGTGGGAGGCGTGCGGCAAGAAGTTCACCGGCCTCACCTACCTGGAAGCGGACCGGCTGAGCCGCCAGAACAAGGAGTTCATCAAGGAGCTGTTCCCCGCGTCGGACATCTACGCGTCGCTCTTCCCGGACCGCGTGCAGAAGGTGCTGGGCGAGGTGGGCCCGGCCACGCGCGGCGTGCAGCGGATGCTGGAGCGGGTGGGCTTCCGGTACGTGGAGCGCATCGACCCGTTCGACGGCGGCCCGCACTTCGAGGCGGACACGGCGGACATCTCCCTGGTGCGCCGCTACCGCACGATGAAGCTGGCGGAAGAGGACTTCGAGCTGGAGGGCGACGACGTGCTGGTGGCCGCCGAGCGCGACTCCGGCCGCAACCGCTTCCGCTCCGTGCGCTGCACGGCCCGGCTGGACAACACCGTCATCCACCTGCCCGCGCGCGCCAAGGAGCTCCTCGAAGTGAAGCCCGGCGCGAAGCTGTCCGTCATTCCCTTCGAGTAG
- a CDS encoding ABC transporter substrate-binding protein, translating to MGAKRYLFSFGLAAALVSALILGFVLWWVTGKPDDTAGWAVLLLGVPFLWLTGSYLSWFRFAAVRRRERRDLMSRLAEGDLTTPIHTGFEGQEDLRRLILSLRRALSQVQRVTSNLHRTGNGVSEQARMLLEAARRQGGAVERSLAAVGGNGTSLQVAIKRVQHIETFAHETTGALLEMTERLHQVVDGLETVNDFSQRTSGLTQAMTERLTHIAASGDELGRFASEAEDFVALVEGGIFAVRRRAMETNSMAVAVTTTAQRGEALVNDSVQGMYRVEETVRKAAELMEMLGTRSLEIGRIVDVIQEIADQTNLLALNAAIIAAQAGEHGRPFGVVANEIRSLAERTTRSTREIGTMVTGIRDAVETAVALVQEGREQATAGVALGDRAAEALSEIRTITQRTFAAVEATVMETQQLEAQGATVVEASKRVAQRVEDITRMAIEQSGNARDLVRQIQEMSRVGQSAGQKAEAQARTGRDLSEAVMRLSAAIEELRSAHQVLTRGDASIREEVAQVREDARRVIRIGDGLDRTVDQLGHETSSLEAEVFRFQLPRARAGGTLRVGLHQAGSLRTRQSVDPLFSVENQMTELTACLFSCLVRLEDGMLVPDLAERWDADPSARRYRFYLRRGVTFHDGTLLTALDVKRHLERLMDPALRSPDRSLLEDVEGAREYSSGMAREVTGIEALDEGTLEIRLREPKVFFLQLMALTATAVAKMDSAGKLVGTGPFRVVGMQADRMVLERNASYWRGGLPLLDRLEFVLAETRPQAVRLVVDGQVDLVSFLHVEHTEAKGLDAHQVVTSTTPSTAFLGLNLNEAPYNDVRVRRALRAGMDIPAVVAQFHPGARVARTFTPPELLDGAQELGPTPMPDVALAERLLREAGVRRLQLTLHHPVGRDTSAEDAVLFRPLIQAGLLELRHEQMPVEEYLPRLREGKVPAFRTLWLADFPDPDAFLHFLLNSSAQTVYPMGYRNPELDRLTAEARVSIDPELRSQLYRRAEMLAREDCPLIPLYHDRTHAVAAASVQNLRLHQTPPQVRFEDLWVDPAVGG from the coding sequence ATGGGCGCCAAACGGTACCTCTTCTCGTTCGGGCTGGCGGCGGCCCTGGTCTCCGCACTCATCCTGGGCTTCGTCTTGTGGTGGGTGACGGGCAAGCCGGATGACACGGCCGGCTGGGCGGTGCTGCTCCTGGGCGTGCCGTTCCTCTGGCTGACGGGCAGCTACCTGTCGTGGTTCCGCTTCGCGGCGGTGCGCCGTCGCGAGCGGCGCGACCTGATGTCCCGGCTGGCGGAAGGCGACCTCACCACGCCCATCCACACGGGCTTCGAGGGCCAGGAGGACCTGCGCCGCCTCATCCTGTCCCTGCGCCGCGCCCTGTCCCAGGTGCAGCGCGTGACGAGCAATCTGCACCGCACCGGCAACGGCGTGAGCGAGCAGGCCCGCATGCTGCTGGAGGCCGCGCGCCGTCAGGGCGGCGCCGTGGAGCGCTCGCTCGCTGCCGTGGGCGGCAACGGCACCAGCCTCCAGGTGGCCATCAAGCGCGTGCAGCACATTGAAACCTTCGCGCATGAGACGACGGGCGCCCTGCTGGAGATGACCGAGCGGCTGCACCAGGTGGTGGACGGCCTGGAGACCGTGAACGACTTCAGCCAGCGCACCAGCGGCCTCACCCAGGCGATGACGGAGCGGCTCACGCACATCGCCGCGTCGGGTGACGAGCTGGGCCGCTTCGCCTCGGAGGCGGAGGACTTCGTCGCGCTGGTGGAGGGCGGCATCTTCGCCGTGCGCCGCCGCGCCATGGAGACCAACAGCATGGCCGTCGCCGTCACCACCACCGCCCAGCGCGGCGAGGCGCTGGTGAACGACAGCGTGCAGGGCATGTACCGGGTGGAGGAGACGGTGCGCAAGGCGGCCGAGCTGATGGAGATGCTCGGCACGCGGTCGCTGGAGATTGGCCGCATCGTGGACGTCATCCAGGAGATCGCCGACCAGACGAACCTCCTGGCCCTCAACGCCGCCATCATCGCCGCGCAGGCCGGCGAGCACGGCCGCCCCTTCGGCGTGGTGGCCAACGAGATCCGCAGCCTCGCCGAGCGCACCACGCGCTCCACGCGCGAGATTGGCACCATGGTCACCGGCATCCGCGACGCGGTGGAGACCGCCGTGGCGCTGGTGCAGGAGGGCCGCGAGCAGGCCACCGCGGGCGTGGCCCTGGGCGACCGCGCCGCCGAGGCCCTGAGCGAGATCCGCACCATCACCCAGCGCACCTTCGCCGCCGTGGAGGCCACGGTGATGGAGACGCAGCAGCTGGAGGCGCAGGGCGCCACCGTGGTGGAGGCCAGCAAGCGCGTGGCCCAGCGCGTGGAGGACATCACGCGCATGGCCATCGAGCAGTCCGGCAACGCGCGGGACCTGGTGCGGCAGATCCAGGAGATGTCGCGCGTGGGCCAGAGCGCCGGCCAGAAGGCCGAGGCCCAGGCGCGCACCGGCCGCGACCTGTCCGAGGCGGTGATGCGGCTGAGCGCCGCCATCGAGGAACTGCGCTCCGCGCACCAGGTGCTCACCCGGGGCGACGCATCCATCCGCGAAGAGGTGGCGCAGGTGCGCGAGGACGCGCGCCGGGTCATCCGCATTGGCGACGGGTTGGACCGCACGGTGGATCAGCTGGGCCACGAGACGTCGAGCCTGGAGGCGGAGGTGTTCCGCTTCCAGCTGCCCCGGGCCCGCGCGGGCGGCACGCTGCGGGTGGGGTTGCACCAGGCGGGCTCGCTGCGCACGCGCCAGTCGGTGGATCCGCTCTTCAGCGTGGAGAACCAGATGACGGAGCTGACGGCGTGCCTCTTCTCCTGCCTGGTGCGGCTGGAGGACGGCATGCTGGTGCCCGACCTGGCCGAGCGCTGGGACGCGGATCCGTCCGCGCGCCGCTACCGCTTCTACCTGCGCCGGGGCGTCACCTTCCACGACGGCACGCTGCTCACGGCGCTGGACGTGAAGCGCCACCTGGAGCGGCTGATGGACCCGGCGCTGCGCTCGCCGGACCGCAGCCTGCTGGAGGACGTGGAGGGCGCGCGCGAGTACTCCAGCGGCATGGCGCGCGAGGTGACGGGCATCGAGGCCCTGGACGAGGGCACGCTGGAGATCCGGCTGCGCGAGCCCAAGGTGTTCTTCCTCCAGCTGATGGCGCTGACCGCCACGGCCGTGGCGAAGATGGACAGCGCGGGGAAGCTGGTGGGCACGGGGCCCTTCCGCGTCGTGGGCATGCAGGCGGACCGGATGGTGCTGGAGCGCAACGCCAGCTACTGGCGCGGCGGGCTGCCGCTGTTGGACCGGCTGGAGTTCGTCCTCGCGGAGACGCGGCCCCAGGCGGTGCGGCTGGTCGTGGACGGGCAGGTGGACCTCGTGTCGTTCCTGCACGTGGAGCACACGGAGGCCAAGGGGCTGGACGCGCACCAGGTGGTGACCAGCACCACGCCCTCCACGGCGTTCCTGGGGCTCAACCTGAACGAGGCGCCCTACAACGACGTGCGCGTGCGGCGGGCGCTGCGCGCGGGCATGGACATCCCGGCCGTGGTGGCCCAGTTCCATCCGGGCGCGCGCGTGGCGCGCACCTTCACGCCGCCGGAGCTGCTGGACGGGGCCCAGGAGCTGGGGCCCACGCCGATGCCGGACGTGGCGCTGGCGGAGCGGCTCTTGCGCGAGGCGGGCGTGCGGCGGTTGCAGCTCACCCTGCACCACCCGGTGGGCCGCGACACGTCCGCCGAGGACGCCGTGCTCTTCCGGCCGCTCATCCAGGCGGGGCTCCTGGAGCTGCGGCACGAGCAGATGCCCGTGGAGGAGTACCTGCCGCGCCTGCGCGAGGGGAAGGTCCCGGCGTTCCGCACGCTGTGGCTCGCGGACTTCCCGGACCCCGACGCGTTCCTGCACTTCCTGCTCAACTCCAGCGCGCAGACGGTGTACCCGATGGGCTACCGCAACCCGGAGCTGGACCGGCTCACGGCGGAGGCGCGCGTGTCCATCGACCCGGAGCTGCGCTCGCAGCTCTACCGGCGCGCGGAGATGCTGGCGCGCGAGGACTGCCCGCTCATCCCGCTGTACCACGACCGCACGCACGCGGTGGCGGCGGCGTCCGTGCAGAACCTGCGGCTGCACCAGACCCCGCCGCAGGTGCGCTTCGAGGACCTCTGGGTGGACCCGGCCGTGGGCGGCTAG
- a CDS encoding radical SAM protein yields MNLKQLSLPELEAALAPAQPSATAVRKVFAGVFAHARPTVDAIALAPQVPRRVADLLRAQAELPSLKIVERRQAEDGFVKYLFESPLGGRIEAVRIPIFDEKYVVCVSSQVGCALACDFCMTGKLGFQRNLQTWEILDQVMQVRAEADRRVGGVVFMGMGEPLLNYKETIRAAQILSHPAGFSISGTAITFSTAGHVPAIRRYTREGHPFRLAFSVTSAIPEKRAKVLPIEKTHPLPELIQAIREYSEARRERAMIAYVAIQGFNLEREDAEALKAAFEGIPIKVDLIDVTDPTGKYLPPTAEELSAFRDHLQILKAPIARRYSGGKEIGAACGTLAASQYGGTVLPTPAVSSSREA; encoded by the coding sequence GTGAACCTGAAACAACTGTCGCTGCCGGAGCTGGAAGCGGCGCTCGCGCCGGCCCAGCCGTCCGCGACCGCGGTCCGCAAGGTGTTCGCGGGCGTCTTCGCCCACGCCCGTCCCACGGTGGACGCCATCGCGCTGGCGCCCCAGGTGCCGCGCCGTGTCGCGGACCTGCTGCGCGCCCAGGCCGAGCTGCCGTCCCTCAAGATTGTCGAGCGGCGTCAGGCGGAAGACGGCTTCGTGAAGTACCTCTTCGAGTCGCCGCTGGGCGGCCGCATCGAGGCGGTGCGCATCCCCATCTTCGACGAGAAGTACGTCGTCTGCGTGTCCAGCCAGGTGGGCTGTGCGCTGGCGTGCGACTTCTGCATGACGGGCAAGCTGGGCTTCCAGCGCAACCTCCAGACCTGGGAGATCCTGGACCAGGTGATGCAGGTGCGCGCGGAGGCGGACCGGCGCGTGGGCGGCGTGGTGTTCATGGGGATGGGCGAGCCGCTGCTCAACTACAAGGAGACCATCCGCGCGGCGCAGATCCTCTCGCACCCCGCGGGCTTCTCCATCTCCGGCACGGCCATCACGTTCTCCACGGCGGGGCACGTGCCCGCGATTCGCCGCTACACGCGGGAGGGGCACCCGTTCCGCCTGGCGTTCAGCGTGACGAGCGCCATCCCGGAGAAGCGCGCGAAGGTGCTCCCCATCGAGAAGACGCACCCGCTGCCGGAGCTGATCCAGGCCATCCGCGAGTACAGCGAGGCCCGGCGCGAGCGGGCGATGATCGCCTACGTGGCCATCCAGGGCTTCAACCTGGAGCGCGAGGACGCGGAGGCGCTGAAGGCGGCGTTCGAGGGCATCCCCATCAAGGTGGACCTCATCGACGTGACGGATCCGACGGGCAAGTACCTGCCGCCCACGGCGGAGGAGCTGAGCGCGTTCCGGGACCACCTTCAGATCCTGAAGGCGCCCATCGCGCGGCGCTATTCAGGCGGCAAGGAGATTGGAGCGGCGTGCGGCACGCTGGCGGCCAGCCAGTACGGCGGCACGGTGCTGCCGACGCCCGCGGTTTCTTCGTCCCGCGAGGCCTGA
- a CDS encoding RNA polymerase sigma factor — MSQEAPQEEDRQEEDRRLLARAQDGDVSAFEALVGLHQDRVYGLALRMTRSEADAAEITQDTFLSAYQHLKDFRGEAAFGSWVHRIAANHALMRLRHRRVAQAAEAELQAPEFTERGTLADYPVTDWSRDAEEKALDAELGQAIQQAADRLPEGYREVFLLKDVDGLSYEQIAEVTGASIPAIKSRLHRARLALREAIDLFYNRDNRGV, encoded by the coding sequence ATGTCCCAAGAGGCTCCCCAGGAAGAAGACCGGCAGGAAGAAGACCGGCGGCTCCTGGCGCGGGCCCAGGACGGTGACGTCTCCGCCTTCGAGGCCCTGGTGGGCCTGCACCAGGACCGGGTGTACGGCCTGGCGCTGCGGATGACGCGCTCGGAGGCGGACGCGGCGGAAATCACCCAGGACACCTTCCTGTCCGCCTACCAGCACCTGAAGGACTTCCGGGGGGAGGCGGCTTTCGGCTCCTGGGTCCACCGCATCGCGGCCAACCATGCGCTCATGCGCCTGCGGCACCGCCGGGTGGCCCAGGCGGCCGAGGCGGAGCTCCAGGCCCCTGAATTCACGGAGCGGGGGACCCTGGCGGACTACCCTGTCACCGACTGGAGCCGGGACGCCGAGGAGAAGGCCCTGGACGCGGAGTTGGGGCAGGCCATCCAGCAGGCGGCCGACCGCCTGCCGGAGGGCTACCGGGAAGTCTTCCTCTTGAAAGACGTGGACGGCCTCAGCTACGAACAGATCGCAGAAGTGACGGGGGCTTCCATCCCCGCCATCAAGAGCCGCCTGCACCGGGCACGGCTCGCGCTGCGAGAGGCCATCGACCTGTTCTACAACCGGGACAATCGCGGGGTGTGA
- a CDS encoding 4-alpha-glucanotransferase has product MSTPGRLSGLLLPLFSLRSRTDFGIGDFGAMDGLFSWMKAARQRLLMVLPLLPTAPGDPSPYATRSAFGLNPLFIDLSRVPEFQATGGEGALSDAQKQQLAEARSAPRVRYDLVFPLKDAAFARAFDHFEKHEWSPRTPRAQEFQNWREAQGEWLESYALFTAISEKEDRRPWWQWPEGLRTRQPDALRAIQAQGLERRVRYHAWLQWLAEAQWNQVRAQAKAKDVLLCGDEPFIIGQDSSDCWAHPDILRRDARLGVPPDDFSATGQDWGLPYFDFAAMEKDDYAWLKKRAAKAASYYDLRRVDHAVGYFRQWIRDEKNPTGYFVPGDEPTWRRQGEKHFRLLSEGAGIVAEDLGVIPPFVRQILADLKLPGYRVMRWERDDNTYRDPHQFPAVSLVTTGTHDTEPQAEWWEQARDDERHNAARAWPEFQGVAVTREFTPDIHRATLAAALNAGSDLCVLPWQDVLGTRDRINLPGTMGDANWAYRIAQDTDALLTERQTKDAAERLAWLTASSRR; this is encoded by the coding sequence ATGTCCACTCCTGGCCGGCTCTCCGGTCTCCTGCTTCCCCTCTTCTCGCTGCGTTCACGGACGGACTTCGGCATCGGTGACTTCGGTGCCATGGACGGGCTCTTCTCCTGGATGAAGGCCGCGCGTCAGCGCCTGCTGATGGTGCTGCCGCTCCTTCCCACCGCGCCGGGGGACCCGAGCCCCTACGCCACGCGGTCCGCGTTCGGCCTGAACCCGCTCTTCATCGACCTGAGCCGGGTGCCGGAGTTCCAGGCCACCGGCGGCGAGGGAGCGCTCAGCGACGCGCAGAAGCAGCAGCTGGCGGAGGCCCGCTCGGCGCCGCGCGTGCGCTACGACCTGGTGTTCCCGCTGAAGGACGCCGCGTTCGCGCGCGCCTTCGACCACTTCGAGAAGCACGAGTGGAGCCCGCGCACGCCGCGCGCGCAGGAGTTCCAGAACTGGCGCGAGGCGCAGGGCGAGTGGCTGGAGAGCTACGCCCTCTTCACCGCCATCAGCGAGAAGGAGGACCGCCGTCCCTGGTGGCAGTGGCCCGAGGGGCTGCGCACCCGCCAGCCGGACGCGCTGCGCGCCATCCAGGCGCAGGGGCTGGAGCGCCGCGTGCGCTACCACGCGTGGCTCCAGTGGCTGGCCGAAGCGCAGTGGAACCAGGTCCGCGCGCAGGCCAAGGCGAAGGACGTGCTCCTGTGCGGAGACGAGCCCTTCATCATCGGGCAGGACAGCTCCGACTGCTGGGCCCACCCGGACATCCTGCGCCGCGACGCGCGCCTGGGCGTGCCGCCGGACGACTTCTCCGCCACGGGCCAGGACTGGGGCCTGCCCTACTTCGACTTCGCCGCGATGGAGAAGGACGACTACGCGTGGCTGAAGAAGCGCGCGGCCAAGGCGGCCAGCTACTACGACCTGCGCCGCGTGGACCACGCGGTGGGCTACTTCCGTCAGTGGATCCGCGACGAGAAGAACCCCACCGGCTACTTCGTCCCCGGAGACGAGCCCACCTGGCGCCGCCAGGGTGAGAAGCACTTCCGGCTGTTGTCGGAGGGCGCGGGCATCGTCGCCGAGGACCTGGGCGTGATCCCGCCGTTCGTGCGGCAGATCCTCGCGGACCTGAAGCTGCCCGGCTACCGGGTGATGCGCTGGGAGCGCGACGACAACACCTACCGCGACCCGCACCAGTTCCCCGCCGTGTCGCTGGTCACCACCGGCACGCACGACACGGAGCCGCAGGCCGAGTGGTGGGAGCAGGCGCGCGACGACGAGCGCCACAACGCCGCGCGCGCGTGGCCGGAGTTCCAGGGCGTGGCGGTGACGCGCGAGTTCACCCCGGACATCCACCGCGCCACGCTGGCCGCCGCGCTCAACGCGGGCTCGGACCTGTGCGTGCTGCCGTGGCAGGACGTGCTGGGCACGCGCGACCGCATCAACCTGCCTGGCACCATGGGCGACGCCAACTGGGCCTACCGCATCGCGCAGGACACGGACGCGCTGCTCACGGAGCGCCAGACGAAGGACGCCGCGGAGCGCCTGGCGTGGCTCACCGCCTCATCGCGCCGCTAG
- a CDS encoding DedA family protein, whose translation MWIEHVDKLIGMLGPFGYLVLGVAAMLEYVVPPFPGDTIVLMGGVYAVRGVKPWWLVLAVVTAGSVVGAFINYAVGQWLAKRFEAQPGRSFFGLTHARLEQVQARMRHTGPWLLLVNRFLPGIRGVIFIAAGAARVPRFNALLLGAISALAHSGLILALGMAVGGNLERLTLLVSRYQYAVIGLLAVAALAFGVRALTRRRASAVEP comes from the coding sequence ATGTGGATCGAGCACGTCGACAAGCTGATTGGGATGCTGGGGCCGTTCGGGTACCTGGTGCTCGGCGTGGCGGCGATGCTGGAGTACGTGGTGCCGCCGTTTCCCGGGGACACCATCGTGCTCATGGGCGGCGTCTACGCCGTGCGCGGGGTGAAGCCCTGGTGGCTGGTGCTCGCGGTGGTGACGGCGGGCAGCGTGGTGGGTGCGTTCATCAACTACGCGGTGGGCCAGTGGCTGGCGAAGCGCTTCGAGGCACAGCCGGGGCGCTCCTTCTTCGGGCTCACGCACGCGCGTCTGGAGCAGGTGCAGGCGAGGATGCGGCACACCGGGCCGTGGCTGCTCCTGGTGAACCGGTTCCTGCCGGGCATCCGGGGCGTCATCTTCATCGCGGCGGGGGCGGCGCGCGTGCCCCGCTTCAACGCGCTGCTGCTGGGGGCCATCTCCGCGCTGGCGCACAGCGGGCTCATCCTGGCGCTGGGCATGGCGGTGGGCGGAAACCTGGAGCGGTTGACGCTGCTGGTGTCTCGCTACCAGTACGCGGTCATCGGGCTGCTCGCGGTGGCGGCGCTGGCGTTCGGCGTGCGCGCGCTGACGCGGCGGCGTGCGTCGGCCGTGGAACCGTAG
- a CDS encoding lasso peptide biosynthesis protein, with amino-acid sequence MKALFVTCLLALPGIPASTGDEAARAKSSARFVFAWRGVPVGTVGLSLQAGRFTYTSRHLHVRDGQAGERVREVTLPVDAAGRVKDGDAVPQALWLWRGPPPEGCVKGREELSGQEGPHCVTARSATTAEGTMLGARFRARYDEQGRLQVLEVGDARFTRAAPGERLRPPPELFADGVPVEGGTSGALRLIPRGEASAFTVPARLPDMTEWTPPEARALAAKVHAAFPEKSPTAADWREGGEGEAGGCLAHALRYAALASARGQRVGLVHGLLVVDGGPARPHAWVRVALKGGGTLDLDPTSLDPVRADTHLALALVPPEGPSLEAGERWLALLRGDFRVARATRRE; translated from the coding sequence ATGAAGGCCCTCTTCGTCACCTGCCTGCTGGCGCTCCCGGGAATCCCTGCCAGCACCGGTGACGAGGCCGCCAGGGCCAAGAGCTCGGCCCGCTTCGTCTTCGCCTGGCGGGGCGTGCCGGTGGGGACGGTGGGCCTGTCCCTTCAGGCGGGGCGCTTCACGTACACCAGCCGGCACCTGCACGTGCGCGACGGCCAGGCAGGGGAGCGCGTGCGCGAGGTGACGCTGCCCGTGGACGCCGCGGGCCGCGTGAAGGACGGCGACGCGGTGCCCCAGGCGCTGTGGTTGTGGCGAGGCCCTCCGCCCGAGGGCTGCGTGAAGGGCCGCGAGGAGCTGTCCGGCCAGGAGGGCCCCCACTGCGTCACGGCCCGGAGCGCCACGACCGCCGAGGGCACGATGCTGGGCGCCCGCTTCCGCGCCCGCTACGACGAACAGGGGCGGCTCCAGGTGCTGGAGGTGGGCGACGCCCGCTTCACCCGGGCAGCCCCGGGGGAGCGGCTGCGGCCGCCGCCGGAGCTCTTCGCGGACGGCGTGCCCGTGGAGGGTGGCACCTCAGGAGCGCTGAGGCTGATACCTCGCGGTGAAGCATCGGCCTTCACGGTCCCCGCGCGCCTGCCGGACATGACGGAGTGGACGCCCCCCGAGGCGCGGGCCCTGGCCGCGAAGGTGCACGCGGCCTTCCCGGAGAAGAGCCCCACGGCGGCGGACTGGCGCGAGGGCGGGGAGGGCGAGGCCGGAGGCTGCCTGGCGCACGCCCTGCGCTACGCAGCCCTGGCGAGCGCGCGAGGCCAGCGCGTTGGCTTGGTGCACGGGCTGCTGGTGGTGGACGGCGGCCCCGCGAGGCCACACGCCTGGGTGCGGGTGGCGCTGAAGGGCGGCGGGACGCTGGACCTGGACCCCACGTCGCTGGACCCGGTGCGCGCGGACACGCACCTGGCGCTGGCGCTGGTGCCGCCGGAGGGCCCCTCGCTGGAGGCCGGGGAGCGCTGGCTGGCGCTCTTGCGCGGGGACTTCCGCGTGGCGCGCGCTACTCGAAGGGAATGA
- a CDS encoding anti-sigma factor, with translation MYTCKDSINLLLEFLEGDMPEEEARHLKEHLSGCKPCEEFLSTYRATPGLCKRAMALKMPREVSAKLTEYLRAKIKSCS, from the coding sequence ATGTATACGTGCAAAGATTCCATCAACCTCCTGCTCGAGTTCCTCGAGGGTGACATGCCCGAGGAGGAGGCGCGGCATCTGAAGGAGCACCTGTCGGGCTGCAAGCCCTGCGAGGAGTTCCTCAGCACCTATCGGGCGACTCCCGGCCTGTGCAAGCGCGCCATGGCGCTGAAGATGCCCCGGGAAGTGTCGGCGAAGCTGACCGAATACCTGCGCGCGAAGATCAAGTCCTGCTCGTGA